Proteins encoded in a region of the bacterium genome:
- the pstB gene encoding phosphate ABC transporter ATP-binding protein: protein MADLRPVIQPLAHAGRPGLRAVYGAAPTKIKVDNLSFYYGRNQALKDVSFEIPEKRITAIIGPSGCGKSTLLRVFNRMYDLVPSARALGRVVLDGVDVVSTRRLLELRQKVGMVFQRPSPFPMSIKDNVAFAPRLLGWSSSRINDVVRQSLESAALWDEVSDRLDAPATSLSGGQQQRLAIARCLAVSPEVILMDEPCSALDPVATLKIEDLMGQLMQDYTIVIVTHNMQQAARVSDFTAFMLMNPEGRYGELIEFAPTADLFNRPQDQRTEAYITGRFG, encoded by the coding sequence ATGGCAGACCTCAGACCGGTGATACAGCCGCTGGCGCACGCAGGGAGGCCAGGTCTACGCGCTGTGTATGGAGCCGCTCCGACCAAGATCAAGGTCGACAACCTCTCCTTTTATTACGGCAGGAACCAGGCGCTCAAAGACGTCAGCTTCGAGATCCCCGAAAAGCGCATCACGGCGATCATCGGGCCCTCCGGGTGCGGCAAGAGCACGCTGCTCCGAGTCTTCAATCGAATGTACGACCTGGTGCCTTCGGCTCGCGCGCTGGGCCGGGTGGTGCTGGACGGTGTGGATGTGGTCAGCACCCGCCGGCTGCTGGAGCTGCGCCAGAAGGTCGGCATGGTCTTCCAGCGGCCGAGCCCGTTTCCGATGTCGATCAAGGACAACGTGGCGTTTGCGCCCCGGTTGCTGGGCTGGAGCTCATCGCGCATCAACGACGTGGTGCGCCAGAGCCTCGAGAGCGCGGCGCTCTGGGACGAGGTCAGCGACCGCCTGGACGCCCCGGCCACATCGCTTTCAGGCGGGCAGCAGCAGAGATTGGCGATCGCGCGCTGCCTGGCGGTCAGCCCCGAGGTGATCCTGATGGACGAGCCGTGCTCCGCGCTCGACCCGGTCGCGACCCTCAAGATCGAGGACCTGATGGGCCAGCTGATGCAGGACTACACGATCGTCATCGTCACCCATAACATGCAGCAGGCAGCGCGAGTCTCCGATTTCACCGCCTTCATGCTCATGAACCCCGAGGGTCGATACGGCGAGCTGATCGAATTCGCGCCCACCGCGGATCTCTTCAACCGGCCCCAGGATCAGCGCACAGAGGCCTACATCACCGGGCGCTTCGGCTGA
- the phoU gene encoding phosphate signaling complex protein PhoU, which translates to MPRLTFERELASLRESVVRMGTLVESQIEAALDALRRRDGTAAEKVRTQDQYLNELFRQIREQVFMVISTQQPVARDLRHLMGIQYIATELERMGDYAVRIARMTGTLVALPEKALRAEFGLMGELAIGQVHDILEALIDQNEVHAREVASRDNEVDRLWHRVFEDLVTEMGAGKNDPDGALRSVTLLLVAHNLERISDRVTNVAEDIVFLESGQVVELG; encoded by the coding sequence ATGCCGCGCCTGACATTCGAAAGAGAGCTCGCGAGCCTTCGCGAGTCGGTCGTGCGCATGGGCACGCTGGTCGAGTCGCAGATCGAGGCCGCGCTCGACGCCCTGCGCCGGCGCGACGGCACCGCGGCCGAGAAGGTGCGCACGCAGGACCAGTACCTCAACGAGCTCTTCCGGCAAATCCGCGAGCAGGTGTTCATGGTCATCTCCACGCAACAGCCGGTGGCCCGCGACCTGCGGCATCTCATGGGCATCCAGTACATCGCCACCGAGCTCGAGCGGATGGGCGACTACGCGGTGCGCATCGCGCGGATGACCGGCACCCTGGTCGCTTTGCCCGAGAAGGCGCTCCGCGCCGAATTCGGCCTCATGGGCGAGCTGGCGATCGGCCAGGTGCACGACATCCTCGAGGCGCTGATCGACCAGAACGAGGTCCACGCTCGCGAGGTGGCCAGCCGGGACAACGAGGTCGACCGCCTCTGGCATCGCGTGTTCGAGGACCTGGTGACGGAGATGGGCGCCGGCAAGAACGACCCCGACGGGGCCCTGCGCTCGGTGACCCTGCTCCTCGTGGCCCACAACCTGGAGCGCATCTCCGATCGCGTCACCAACGTCGCCGAGGACATCGTGTTCCTCGAGTCGGGCCAGGTGGTGGAGCTGGGATGA
- a CDS encoding response regulator transcription factor, protein MTRPAGNGGAGRVLVVEDDEGIREMLKYNLATAGFSVQEASDGAAGLRTARTARPDLILLDLMLPGMSGFDFCRALRKSSRVPIIMITAKDAEVDKIVGLELGADDYITKPFSIREVLARVNAVLRRASPEANEPKSMPERDVIGDFSIDRAARRVVLNGEDVKLTAREFDLISYLLAFPGRVHTRDVLLENVWGHEFSGDRKTVDVHIRWLREKFAGVAPFEIVTVRGIGYRLDRKGESGSGSA, encoded by the coding sequence ATGACCCGTCCCGCCGGCAATGGCGGCGCCGGCCGCGTCCTCGTGGTCGAGGACGACGAGGGAATCAGGGAGATGCTGAAGTACAACCTGGCCACCGCGGGCTTCTCCGTGCAGGAGGCCAGCGACGGGGCGGCGGGCCTGCGCACCGCGCGCACCGCCAGGCCCGACCTGATCCTGCTCGATCTGATGCTCCCCGGCATGAGCGGGTTTGACTTCTGCCGCGCGCTTCGAAAGAGCAGCCGCGTGCCGATCATCATGATCACGGCGAAGGACGCCGAGGTCGACAAGATCGTCGGGCTGGAGCTCGGCGCGGACGACTACATCACCAAGCCCTTCTCGATCCGCGAAGTCCTCGCTCGCGTCAATGCGGTCCTGCGCCGGGCCTCACCCGAGGCCAACGAGCCCAAGTCGATGCCGGAGCGCGACGTGATCGGCGACTTCAGCATCGACCGCGCCGCCCGGCGGGTGGTGTTGAACGGAGAGGACGTCAAGCTCACGGCGCGCGAGTTCGACCTCATCTCCTACCTGCTCGCGTTCCCCGGTCGCGTGCACACTCGCGACGTTCTGCTCGAAAACGTGTGGGGTCACGAATTCTCCGGTGACCGCAAGACGGTGGACGTGCACATCCGCTGGCTGCGCGAGAAGTTCGCCGGCGTGGCGCCGTTCGAGATCGTCACCGTACGGGGCATCGGCTACCGGCTCGACCGTAAGGGCGAGTCCGGCAGCGGATCCGCCTGA
- the pstC gene encoding phosphate ABC transporter permease subunit PstC, producing the protein MSAAPTLRRAPDRFRTFTAVVAWAAPAALVLIVLILLQQAAPAVRRFGFGFLTGSDWNPVTDSFGALPAIFGTVATSGLALALSLPVGVAVAVLLAEQGHAKVRGVIGTGIELLAAIPSVVYGIWALYVLAPFTLEHIETPLVDRLGFIGFLSGPPRQTSLLTASLVLAVMILPTLTAISRDVIRAVPRGLRENSVALGATWWETTWRVILPAARAGIFGATILGLGRALGETIAVTMVIGNRYEIPHSIFYPAYTLASVIANEFTEATGTLYPAALVELGLVLILVTLAVNVVALLLVRSTQARMAA; encoded by the coding sequence GTGAGCGCGGCTCCGACCCTCCGCCGCGCGCCCGACCGGTTCCGCACGTTCACGGCGGTGGTGGCGTGGGCCGCCCCGGCCGCCCTCGTCCTGATCGTCCTCATCCTGCTCCAGCAGGCCGCGCCCGCGGTGCGCCGGTTCGGCTTCGGCTTCCTCACCGGCAGCGATTGGAACCCCGTCACCGACAGCTTCGGCGCCCTGCCCGCGATCTTCGGCACGGTCGCCACCAGCGGGCTCGCGCTCGCGCTCTCATTGCCGGTCGGCGTGGCCGTCGCGGTGCTGCTGGCGGAGCAGGGCCACGCGAAGGTGCGAGGCGTGATCGGCACCGGCATCGAGCTGCTGGCCGCGATACCCAGCGTGGTCTACGGCATCTGGGCCCTGTACGTGCTGGCCCCGTTCACGCTCGAGCACATCGAGACACCACTGGTCGACCGCCTCGGCTTCATCGGTTTTCTCTCCGGCCCGCCGCGTCAAACGAGCCTGCTCACCGCTTCGCTGGTGCTCGCGGTCATGATCCTGCCGACTCTGACCGCCATCTCGCGTGACGTCATCCGCGCGGTGCCGCGCGGCCTCAGGGAGAACTCCGTGGCACTCGGCGCGACGTGGTGGGAGACCACCTGGCGCGTCATCCTGCCGGCCGCCCGCGCCGGGATCTTCGGCGCGACCATCCTCGGCCTGGGCCGCGCGCTGGGCGAGACCATCGCGGTGACCATGGTCATCGGTAACCGCTACGAGATTCCGCATTCCATCTTCTATCCGGCCTACACGCTCGCCAGCGTCATCGCCAACGAATTCACCGAGGCGACCGGAACCCTCTACCCGGCGGCCCTCGTCGAGCTGGGCCTGGTGCTCATCCTGGTCACGCTCGCGGTCAACGTCGTCGCCCTGCTGCTCGTCCGCTCCACGCAAGCACGGATGGCCGCGTGA
- the pstA gene encoding phosphate ABC transporter permease PstA, which yields MSRNVRRRFTSTASLSIIYALTGLALVPLGLVLWFTVTKGLPAVVHPEFFYNSYRPVGVPGAGVAHAIAGTAIMVGLASLMAIPVGVLGGVYLAEYDRAGWASWVRLASDVLVGTPSIAVGLFAYALVVAPLHHFSGIAGSVALAILMLPIVIRTTEGAVSLIPGGLRESGLALGLPRWRVSLQLILPAASPGVITGALLAVARASGETAPLLFTGFGNLIFRLDPTQPLAALPLFVYHNALTPYKSLQEQAWGAALVLVVMVLGINLVSRWVLRRQIRLAGQL from the coding sequence GTGAGCCGCAACGTCAGGCGGCGCTTCACCAGCACCGCGTCGTTGAGCATCATCTACGCCCTGACCGGCCTTGCGCTCGTGCCGCTGGGACTGGTGCTGTGGTTCACGGTCACCAAGGGCCTGCCGGCGGTGGTCCATCCCGAATTCTTCTACAACTCTTATCGGCCTGTCGGCGTCCCCGGCGCCGGCGTCGCCCACGCCATCGCCGGCACGGCGATCATGGTCGGCCTGGCATCGCTCATGGCGATTCCGGTCGGAGTGCTCGGCGGCGTATACCTGGCCGAGTACGACCGGGCCGGCTGGGCGAGCTGGGTCAGGCTGGCGAGCGATGTGCTCGTCGGGACGCCATCGATCGCGGTGGGACTCTTCGCCTACGCCCTGGTCGTCGCGCCCCTGCACCACTTCTCGGGCATCGCGGGCTCGGTCGCCCTGGCCATCCTCATGCTCCCGATCGTGATCCGCACCACCGAAGGCGCCGTGTCGCTGATACCGGGCGGCCTGCGCGAGTCCGGCCTCGCGCTGGGGCTCCCACGCTGGCGCGTATCGCTGCAGCTGATCCTGCCCGCGGCGTCACCCGGCGTGATCACGGGCGCCCTGCTGGCCGTCGCGCGCGCGTCAGGCGAAACCGCGCCGCTGCTGTTCACCGGGTTCGGCAACCTGATCTTCAGGCTCGATCCAACGCAACCCCTGGCGGCCCTGCCGCTGTTCGTCTACCACAACGCGTTGACGCCGTACAAGTCACTTCAAGAACAGGCCTGGGGCGCCGCGCTCGTGCTCGTGGTCATGGTGCTCGGCATCAACCTCGTGAGCCGCTGGGTCCTGCGCCGTCAGATCCGCCTGGCGGGGCAGCTCTAG
- a CDS encoding NUDIX hydrolase: MRAAGGAVCRTAPSGETEIAVIHRPAYDDWTLPKGKIEPDESPEECALREVKEETGLRCELLRPLGCTAYVDRRGRDKVACYWVMQARGGRFRPGIEVDKLLWLGIDGAIKRLTYERDRTLLLQQDL; this comes from the coding sequence ATCAGGGCCGCGGGCGGCGCCGTCTGCCGGACGGCTCCATCCGGGGAGACCGAGATCGCGGTCATCCATCGCCCCGCATACGACGACTGGACTCTGCCCAAGGGCAAGATCGAGCCGGATGAAAGCCCCGAGGAGTGCGCGCTCCGCGAGGTCAAAGAGGAGACCGGCCTGCGCTGCGAGCTGCTGCGCCCGCTCGGCTGCACCGCCTATGTCGATCGCCGCGGCCGTGACAAGGTGGCTTGCTACTGGGTGATGCAGGCTCGAGGCGGGCGGTTCCGCCCGGGCATCGAAGTCGACAAGCTGTTGTGGCTCGGCATCGACGGCGCGATCAAGCGCCTGACGTACGAGCGGGACAGGACCCTGCTCCTGCAACAGGACCTGTAA
- a CDS encoding thiazole synthase, translated as MQTITAADRLVIAGVELRSRLFLGTGKYPTDDSMLAALEASGCELVTVALRRLDLDDPKKRTILDVIDWQRYRILPNTAGCRTADEAIRIARLARSMGLSDWVKLEVIPDPRYLFPDPEETLKAARVLAGEGFKVLPYINADPVLAKKLEELGTVTVMPLGSPIGSGQGLQTQEQIRIIIEEARVPVVVDAGIGAPSDAALAMELGADAVLVNSAVALAKDPALMAEAIKEGVEAGRKAYTAGRIPRRGQASASSPAEGISRPS; from the coding sequence ATGCAGACCATCACCGCCGCGGACCGGTTGGTGATCGCCGGCGTGGAGCTGCGATCCCGACTCTTCCTCGGCACTGGGAAGTACCCGACGGACGACTCCATGCTCGCCGCCCTGGAGGCGTCGGGTTGCGAGCTGGTCACCGTGGCGCTGCGCCGTCTCGACCTCGACGACCCGAAGAAGAGGACCATCCTCGACGTGATCGACTGGCAGCGGTACCGAATCCTGCCCAACACCGCGGGGTGCCGCACGGCAGACGAGGCGATCCGCATCGCGCGGCTGGCGCGGTCGATGGGGCTCTCGGATTGGGTGAAGCTCGAGGTCATTCCCGACCCGCGATACCTGTTCCCCGACCCGGAAGAAACCTTGAAGGCGGCGCGGGTGCTCGCCGGCGAGGGCTTCAAGGTCCTCCCGTACATCAACGCCGACCCTGTGCTCGCCAAAAAGCTGGAGGAGCTTGGCACGGTGACGGTGATGCCGCTGGGCTCGCCGATCGGGTCCGGACAGGGGCTGCAGACCCAGGAGCAGATCCGCATCATCATCGAGGAGGCCCGGGTCCCCGTCGTCGTCGACGCCGGCATCGGAGCCCCCTCTGACGCCGCACTGGCGATGGAGCTCGGCGCGGACGCCGTCCTGGTCAACTCCGCGGTCGCCCTGGCGAAGGACCCGGCGCTGATGGCCGAAGCGATCAAAGAAGGGGTCGAGGCCGGGCGCAAGGCCTATACCGCCGGCCGCATCCCCAGACGCGGCCAGGCCAGCGCCAGCTCGCCGGCCGAGGGCATCTCGCGACCGTCCTGA
- a CDS encoding thiamine phosphate synthase, with translation MAVVETASAGLQAASRATILQLRAPHLDARALEREASELVASSPVPVLVSSRCDIALATGAAGVNLPERDITVADARAILGKRMIGRSVHSIAGATAAELDGADFVIFGPVWASASHLEAAAAGVAALAEVAGAVRIPVLAIGGVTEERIASCHQAGAAGYAAIRLFR, from the coding sequence ATGGCGGTCGTCGAGACCGCGAGCGCGGGCCTTCAGGCGGCGTCGCGGGCCACCATCCTCCAGCTTCGAGCCCCACACCTGGACGCGCGCGCTCTCGAGCGGGAGGCGAGCGAGCTGGTGGCATCGTCGCCGGTGCCGGTGCTGGTGAGCTCGCGGTGCGACATCGCGTTGGCGACCGGCGCCGCCGGCGTCAACCTGCCGGAGCGCGATATCACCGTCGCGGACGCGCGAGCCATCCTCGGCAAGCGGATGATCGGGCGCTCCGTGCACTCGATCGCGGGCGCCACCGCGGCCGAGCTCGACGGAGCCGACTTCGTGATCTTCGGCCCGGTCTGGGCCAGCGCCAGCCACCTCGAAGCCGCCGCCGCGGGCGTGGCCGCGCTGGCCGAGGTCGCCGGAGCGGTTCGCATCCCGGTCCTGGCGATCGGGGGCGTCACCGAAGAGCGCATCGCCAGTTGCCACCAAGCCGGCGCCGCCGGCTATGCCGCGATCAGGCTGTTCCGATGA
- the thiS gene encoding sulfur carrier protein ThiS has product MITLQINGKRVELAQPTPLLAYLDQLGVNPRAVAIEHNGVIIDQVAYATITFNQDDHVEIVRMVGGGRG; this is encoded by the coding sequence ATGATCACCCTGCAGATCAACGGCAAGCGAGTCGAGCTCGCCCAGCCGACTCCGCTTTTGGCCTACCTCGACCAGCTCGGCGTCAATCCACGAGCGGTGGCGATCGAACACAACGGGGTGATCATCGATCAAGTCGCCTACGCGACGATCACCTTCAACCAGGACGACCACGTGGAGATCGTGCGCATGGTCGGAGGCGGGCGCGGCTAA
- a CDS encoding UDP-N-acetylmuramoyl-L-alanyl-D-glutamate--2,6-diaminopimelate ligase, producing the protein MLRCGMKLVDLARGVPGASLDGDGEVEITGIAYDSRLVRPGELFVAVEGLQADGHVFAADAVANGAAAVALERPVRLPAGMPVLQMQSTRIGLAEAAAEFYGRPSRRLKLAGVTGTDGKTTTTHMAEHVLQASGILAGAMSTVSFTVSGRKMDNNSGQTTTESPQVQAWLQRMVEAGVACAVIETTSHALVQERVGACDFDVAAFTNVGRDHLDYHPTWENYLEAKARLIDLTASAADKGIEKTAVLNHDDASYERLSQRPIARRWSYGLTTAADLHPLDLSVSGSGSRFRMKTPMGETDVTLLVPARFNIYNALCAAGVCLALGVPLEEIGRGLAGFEGVRGRLEPVDLGQDFRVFIDFAHSAGALASALAELRPFTPGRLIVVFGATARSDHDRPGMGRAAAEFSDFFLITSDDPLGQDPVEIARDVQSGAEGRAAGRDYEIVIDRRAAIRRAIEIARPGDCVLLAGKGHERSMRTAAGSEPWDERAEAEAAIRERTAIP; encoded by the coding sequence ATGCTGCGATGTGGGATGAAGCTTGTTGACTTGGCCCGCGGGGTGCCGGGAGCCAGCCTCGACGGCGACGGCGAGGTGGAGATCACCGGCATCGCCTACGACTCACGGCTCGTCAGACCCGGCGAACTCTTTGTCGCCGTCGAGGGTCTGCAGGCGGACGGCCACGTGTTTGCGGCCGACGCGGTCGCCAACGGCGCGGCGGCGGTGGCGCTGGAGCGTCCCGTCAGGCTGCCGGCCGGAATGCCGGTGCTGCAAATGCAGTCGACGCGAATCGGGCTGGCCGAGGCGGCGGCGGAGTTCTACGGCCGCCCTTCCCGCCGGCTCAAGCTGGCCGGCGTCACGGGCACCGACGGCAAGACGACGACGACGCATATGGCCGAGCACGTGCTGCAGGCGAGCGGCATCCTGGCCGGAGCGATGAGCACGGTGTCGTTCACGGTCAGCGGACGCAAGATGGACAACAACAGCGGCCAGACCACGACGGAATCGCCTCAGGTGCAGGCGTGGCTCCAGCGCATGGTCGAGGCGGGCGTCGCCTGTGCAGTCATCGAAACCACCTCGCATGCGCTGGTCCAGGAGCGAGTGGGTGCGTGCGACTTCGACGTCGCCGCCTTCACCAATGTCGGTCGGGACCATCTCGACTATCACCCGACCTGGGAGAACTACCTCGAGGCCAAGGCGCGCCTCATCGACCTGACCGCGAGCGCCGCCGACAAGGGCATCGAGAAGACGGCCGTCCTGAACCACGACGACGCCAGCTACGAGCGCCTGTCGCAGCGGCCGATCGCGCGCCGCTGGTCGTACGGTCTTACCACCGCGGCGGACCTGCATCCGCTGGATCTGAGCGTCAGCGGTTCGGGGTCGCGCTTCCGCATGAAGACTCCAATGGGCGAGACCGATGTCACGCTGCTCGTGCCGGCGCGCTTCAACATCTACAACGCGCTGTGCGCGGCGGGTGTGTGCCTGGCGCTGGGCGTGCCGCTGGAGGAGATCGGCCGGGGCCTGGCCGGCTTCGAAGGCGTCCGGGGCCGGCTCGAGCCGGTCGATCTGGGCCAGGACTTTCGCGTCTTCATCGACTTCGCTCATTCCGCCGGGGCGCTGGCCAGCGCGCTGGCGGAGCTGCGGCCGTTCACCCCAGGCCGCTTGATCGTGGTCTTCGGGGCCACCGCCCGCTCCGACCACGACCGGCCCGGCATGGGCCGCGCGGCCGCCGAGTTCTCCGACTTCTTCCTCATCACCTCCGACGACCCGCTCGGCCAGGACCCGGTCGAGATCGCCCGTGACGTGCAGTCAGGCGCCGAGGGCCGAGCTGCCGGCCGCGATTACGAGATCGTCATCGACCGGCGCGCGGCCATCCGCCGTGCGATCGAGATCGCGAGGCCCGGGGATTGCGTGCTGCTCGCGGGCAAGGGCCACGAGCGGTCGATGCGTACGGCGGCGGGTTCAGAGCCGTGGGACGAGCGGGCCGAGGCCGAGGCGGCGATCAGGGAGCGGACGGCGATTCCTTAG
- the folP gene encoding dihydropteroate synthase, producing the protein MGIINVTPDSFSGDGLGADEDQAVSQGLQMLRDGADLLDVGGESTRPGHVPISAAEEVSRTAAVVRRLARETDVPVSIDTYKLEVAETAVAAGATIVNDIWGLTRSPGLAELAARKGCALLLMHNQDGTEYAGDLMDEVKRFLREAVERATQAGVPRERILIDPGIGFGKTAEQNWEVMRRLGELKALELPILIGTSRKSFIGKLLDLPVGDRIEGTAATVTAAVLRGADVVRVHDVREMTRVVRVADQMR; encoded by the coding sequence ATGGGCATCATCAACGTCACGCCCGACTCGTTCAGCGGCGACGGCCTGGGCGCGGACGAGGACCAAGCTGTGAGCCAAGGCCTGCAGATGCTGCGCGACGGCGCCGACCTCCTGGACGTCGGCGGTGAGTCGACGCGTCCGGGCCATGTGCCGATCAGCGCCGCGGAAGAGGTGTCGCGGACGGCAGCGGTGGTCAGGCGCCTGGCGCGTGAGACCGATGTACCGGTCTCGATCGACACCTACAAGCTGGAGGTGGCAGAGACGGCGGTGGCGGCGGGAGCCACCATCGTCAACGACATCTGGGGCTTGACCCGCTCGCCGGGGCTGGCGGAGCTCGCGGCCCGGAAGGGCTGTGCGCTGCTCCTGATGCACAACCAGGATGGGACCGAGTACGCCGGGGACCTGATGGACGAGGTCAAGCGCTTCCTGCGGGAGGCGGTCGAGCGCGCGACCCAGGCGGGGGTTCCGCGCGAGCGGATCCTCATCGACCCGGGAATCGGCTTCGGCAAGACCGCCGAGCAGAACTGGGAGGTGATGCGACGGCTCGGCGAGCTGAAGGCGCTGGAGCTCCCCATCCTCATCGGCACCTCACGGAAATCGTTCATCGGCAAGCTCCTCGACCTACCGGTCGGCGATCGCATCGAAGGCACGGCGGCGACGGTGACCGCCGCTGTGCTGCGCGGCGCCGACGTCGTCCGCGTGCACGACGTGCGTGAGATGACGCGGGTGGTCCGAGTCGCCGACCAGATGCGCTGA
- the folK gene encoding 2-amino-4-hydroxy-6-hydroxymethyldihydropteridine diphosphokinase, translating into MAIAYLGLGSNLGRRARHLSAARRRLRQKGARILRQSRVIETAPWGVTDQPRFLNQVLEVEWAGTARQLLKAAKEVEREGGRAPTRHWGPRCIDVDILLFGGERISEPGLEVPHPRLMERPFVLESLRELGLGSIAT; encoded by the coding sequence TTGGCAATCGCCTACCTCGGTCTTGGCTCAAACCTCGGTCGAAGAGCGCGCCACCTCAGTGCGGCCCGGCGCCGGCTGCGGCAGAAGGGGGCGCGCATCTTGCGTCAAAGCCGCGTCATCGAGACCGCGCCGTGGGGCGTCACCGACCAGCCGAGGTTCCTCAACCAGGTGCTCGAGGTGGAGTGGGCGGGAACAGCGCGTCAACTGCTGAAGGCCGCCAAGGAGGTGGAGCGCGAGGGCGGACGCGCCCCAACCCGGCACTGGGGCCCGCGCTGCATCGACGTCGACATCCTTCTTTTCGGGGGCGAGCGCATCTCCGAGCCCGGCCTCGAAGTGCCTCACCCACGCCTGATGGAGCGACCCTTCGTCCTGGAGTCGCTCCGCGAGCTCGGCCTGGGTTCGATCGCGACCTAG
- a CDS encoding response regulator transcription factor translates to MASESSRKVLVVDPDVATRRQIRAACEQDGYQVLEADGGAEALRRFEQARPGLVLLEMTLPEGAGFDVCRELRKLDAAIPVIMMSSRADEIDVVVALEIGADDYVTKPLRLRELVARMTAHLRRTRLESGESTRGRLEFRDLAIDVNERRTYKSGEEVQLTHTEFDLLTFLASNAGKVLSREKILNSIWGYEYPIETRVIDVHIRNLRRKIESVPARPYYILAVPGIGYRFTNARPG, encoded by the coding sequence GTGGCTTCCGAGTCATCGCGCAAAGTCCTGGTCGTCGATCCCGATGTGGCCACGCGCCGGCAGATCCGGGCGGCCTGCGAACAGGACGGGTACCAGGTGTTGGAAGCTGACGGCGGGGCCGAGGCCCTGCGCCGGTTCGAGCAGGCTCGCCCGGGCCTCGTCCTGCTCGAGATGACCCTGCCTGAAGGGGCCGGCTTTGACGTCTGCCGCGAGCTGCGCAAGCTGGACGCCGCGATTCCGGTGATCATGATGAGTTCGCGGGCCGATGAGATCGACGTCGTCGTCGCCCTCGAGATCGGCGCCGACGATTACGTCACCAAACCTCTGCGCCTGCGCGAGCTGGTGGCGCGCATGACCGCGCACCTGCGGCGCACGCGCTTGGAATCGGGGGAATCGACTCGCGGCCGGCTCGAGTTCCGCGATCTCGCCATCGACGTCAACGAGCGACGCACGTACAAGTCCGGCGAGGAGGTGCAGCTGACTCATACCGAGTTCGACCTGCTGACTTTCCTCGCGAGCAACGCCGGCAAGGTCCTGAGCCGGGAGAAGATCCTGAATTCGATCTGGGGATACGAGTACCCGATCGAGACCCGCGTGATCGACGTCCACATCCGGAACCTGCGCCGGAAGATCGAGAGCGTGCCGGCACGTCCTTATTACATCCTGGCCGTGCCGGGGATCGGCTACCGCTTCACGAACGCCCGCCCCGGGTAG
- a CDS encoding peptidoglycan bridge formation glycyltransferase FemA/FemB family protein, whose protein sequence is MTTESERWDAELEQRASPSPSPLLQSWAWGEVQARAGWTIERVRLAGGAMASVQLRAVGPVREAYVPRGPVPASAEAIDALVVWARRAKMARLTVEPEVPDGLGASLTERGFARTAPTQPQHTRILALRPPAELLPTFRHGRRYNIRAGLRRGVVVEEGKDAAELWRQSAAVERRESISLPGRSYYQLLLDLLPWCRTYVGYEPQTRQALATVLVARHSGRAYSLFAGRSGAHPELMANDLAWWAAISAAAESGCRDFDLWGVPPPDAGEDHPWRGLGFFKAEFGGEEVAFAGAWELVLSSAGARVMTLEKRARMRLRVLRRNIS, encoded by the coding sequence GTGACCACCGAGTCAGAGCGCTGGGACGCCGAGCTCGAGCAACGCGCCTCGCCCTCGCCTTCTCCGCTGCTGCAGTCCTGGGCGTGGGGCGAGGTCCAGGCGCGGGCCGGATGGACGATCGAGAGGGTCCGTCTTGCAGGCGGAGCGATGGCGAGCGTGCAGCTGCGCGCTGTCGGACCGGTGCGCGAAGCGTACGTTCCACGCGGCCCGGTTCCCGCGAGCGCCGAGGCCATCGACGCCCTCGTCGTTTGGGCGCGCCGGGCGAAGATGGCCAGGCTCACGGTCGAGCCGGAAGTTCCCGACGGTCTTGGCGCGAGCCTCACCGAGCGGGGTTTCGCGCGAACCGCGCCGACGCAGCCGCAGCACACCCGAATCCTCGCTCTTCGCCCGCCCGCGGAGCTGCTCCCGACCTTCAGGCACGGCCGCCGGTACAACATCCGCGCCGGGCTGCGGCGAGGAGTGGTCGTCGAGGAAGGCAAGGACGCCGCCGAGCTGTGGCGCCAGTCGGCGGCGGTCGAGCGCCGGGAGTCGATCAGCCTGCCGGGCCGGAGCTACTACCAGCTCCTACTGGACCTGCTCCCGTGGTGCCGCACGTATGTCGGGTACGAACCCCAGACTCGCCAGGCCCTGGCGACCGTGCTGGTGGCCCGGCATTCAGGCCGCGCCTACAGCCTGTTCGCCGGGCGCAGCGGAGCCCACCCGGAGCTTATGGCCAACGACCTGGCCTGGTGGGCCGCGATCAGTGCCGCCGCCGAGAGCGGCTGCCGGGACTTCGACCTCTGGGGCGTCCCGCCTCCAGACGCCGGGGAAGACCATCCATGGCGCGGACTGGGCTTCTTCAAAGCCGAGTTCGGCGGCGAGGAGGTCGCCTTCGCCGGCGCCTGGGAGTTGGTCCTCTCGAGCGCCGGAGCGCGGGTGATGACGCTGGAAAAAAGGGCCCGTATGCGGCTCCGAGTGTTAAGACGAAACATCTCCTAA